TCCCACCCATAAAATTATCTTGATTTTTCATTAGTAGGTTCGTTGGCACGTTCCAATGCCTACTCTAAATTCTTGCGAAAACCAAACATTTATTTACCTAATTTTATTACACATAGGCCTATGATTTGAAGGTATATGTGGCGGCACATTAATTTAAACCTTTAAAATAACAAGCCTTTAAGCCATTTCTACATGCTTACAATATACCCTAAAAAGAAGTACCTAATTTTGGGTAATCACCTGGGTTTTCACCTTAATAATTCCTTATTAAATTGAACAAAAATATCCCCCTTTTACACACTGCTTTATACTTGAAACACTTAGATTTTCTATTAAACAATTAGCCAATCTATTCTACTTATGTTATATTATGATTAATTCAAATTTACTTTTGTAAATTATGTAAAAACGGGACTACCCCGAAACTGATTTCCGCTTAGTTATTCGCTAAGTGGAAACCTGTTTCGGGGTTTTTTGTTTATTTAATCCGTTTGAAAAGGAGGAAACATTTATAGTGACAGCACCATTACTGTTTATTGATGGGAAAAGCTACACATTTTCTCATGCAGAACCAATCCCAAATAATGCAAAGGGCTTGTACCTTTCGGAATACGAGTTCACCATCTTACAACAGATTTATCTTCATCGCATGGTAGAAGCAAGTAGGGTTCATATTCTGTTCAAAATAGAAAGGAGTTCGATGAGGGCAAATAGCATCACGAATCGACTCGCTAAATTAGTAGAATATAAAATTCTTAAACGTAAGCAATCTGACACAAAGAGTATTCGTTATCGGAAATACTATTATTACATTGGGGAAGTAGGCTACGAAATTTTAAGGAAATATCATCCTTTTCCTATGGGTGCTTACTCGCCTAAAGATTGGAAAATACCCAATGCGCACAATGAAAGCTGTACCAATGCCATTATAGAGGCTCACAGCGCTAATGCTTTGCGTGAACAACCGTTTAATATTCGCTATGAGCGAGGCAGTCATCATGAACTCATACGTGAACGTGCTAATTTGAATGGTTGGGTAATCCCCGATTATATTTTGCAGCATGAAAATTTACTGATGTGTATTGAGTATGATACGGGCACTGAACCTGTCGGCCGCATTACAGAAAAGTCTAAAATATATGCTGGCAAGTTGGAATTACTAAAACAGAAAGGGTACCGATTAGCGATTATTTATTTAAAGAGCTCGAGCAATACAGGAAAAAGTAGCATACGCCGTATCCAGTCTATGAAAGCAGCGCATGAAACCATCTATAAACAAATACGGGATATTCCAATTTATGTCGTTGATGAAGCAGATTTATATACAATTGTTGAAAAATTATGCCTTGGTATGTATCCCTACCAATATGAGCAAACGCTATCGATTATCTTGAAGGCAGAACTCTTAGAACGTCTCAATAATAAGCAAGCGAAAGCCTTACGCTCCAATTCAATTGGATTATCTGAAATGTTACTTGAAAAAAAGGATGAATTTTTATTCCCCGAAAACTTTATTTTTCGCGCAGATCAATTTTTTGAGCACCGTGGCACTGTTAAAACGGTTGTATACTGTGCTGGAGAAATCGGTAGTGTACACACATATATCCATTTACGCATAGCCAATAGTATATTCGCTAAGGCAAATGAATCTTTACTGATGACTGAAGTGAGTCCAATTGAATTACTCGTCACCTATGAAGGTATAGACAATACACAATTGATAAAGGAAGTGTTGGGGATACCACCACGCCTAGATATTCGCTTACAAACCTCTCTTGAAGTAGAGTTTGTATTTAATTTACTGTTTGATAGATATGGTACCGCTAATTTAGAGAATATGTTCGGTGATCCCATACAACGGTTAAAATCAATTTCTGCATTCAAAATGATTTGGGAGGAACATAAATGAATATTCCATTAAAAGGTAAGTTGCTATGGTTTAATGACAGGCTAAAGGTATGGGAAATGTGAGCAGAAGATTTGTTGAAATAGGAATTTATGAACGATCTAAATCTTTACATCATTTGCAGCAAGAGATCTCGGCATTCTTGCAACGGTATGAGCATTTCATGAAAATTCAAAAAATGTAAATGAATAACTTTATAGAAAAGCCATGTATGTTGTTAAATGATATGGTCCCCATTAGGTAGATAGATTAAAAATAAAATCTGTTTTTCAAATGGGGGGCATTTCAATTCCAATGTTACTCAAATCATATTTAGTTCAATTTTATAAAATTAGTTGAATATAGGGAGAGTTCTTAAGGAAGCAATTATTTGGCACGATAATTGCATGTGAATAGCTAGGGAGGATAATAATGGAAAAAACAAAATTGTATTTAAATGGGGAATGGGTATCAGCAAAGAGAACGTATGATTTATATTCCCCATATACTCGAGGAAAAATCGCTGAGGTAGCGCTAGCAAATGAATCTGATGTAAAAGCAGCTTTGATAGGAGCTCATAATGCTTTTAAAGAAATAAAGGACATGCCTTCTTATAAAAGAGCTGAGATTCTTTATAACGTAGTTGCTTTATTAAAGGAGAGGAAAGAAGAGGCAGCGAGTATTATTGCATTAGAGGCTGCAAAACCCATTAAAACAGCTAGAACTGAAATAGATAGAACTATTGCTACTTACCAATTTGCAGCAGAAGAAGCTAAACGTATATATGGCGAAACTATTCCAATGGATGCTGCACCAGGGGGAGAACAGCATATCGGATTCACTTGGCGAGAACCATTAGGTGTGGGAGTTGCAATTAGTCCATTTAATTTAGTAGCACATAAATTGGGACCAGCTATCGCTGCAGGTAATACAATTGTACTTAAACCAGCAGAGCAAACCCCTTTAAGTGCATTGTTTATTGCAAAATTATTTGAAGAGGCTGGTTTACCACCAGGTGCTTTGCAAGTAATTACTGGTGATGGGCGAGAGCTTAGTCATGCATTAACTACAGATCCTTTAATAAAAAAAATATCATTCACAGGAAGTGCAACTGTAGGGAAAATTATAAAAAAACAAGCTGGGTTGACGAAGATGACCTTAGAATTGGGCTCTAATTTCCTGGACTCCCAGCATTTTACTTACAGTAACCGTGTCATAAATAAGTTC
Above is a window of Solibacillus sp. FSL W7-1436 DNA encoding:
- a CDS encoding replication-relaxation family protein, with product MTAPLLFIDGKSYTFSHAEPIPNNAKGLYLSEYEFTILQQIYLHRMVEASRVHILFKIERSSMRANSITNRLAKLVEYKILKRKQSDTKSIRYRKYYYYIGEVGYEILRKYHPFPMGAYSPKDWKIPNAHNESCTNAIIEAHSANALREQPFNIRYERGSHHELIRERANLNGWVIPDYILQHENLLMCIEYDTGTEPVGRITEKSKIYAGKLELLKQKGYRLAIIYLKSSSNTGKSSIRRIQSMKAAHETIYKQIRDIPIYVVDEADLYTIVEKLCLGMYPYQYEQTLSIILKAELLERLNNKQAKALRSNSIGLSEMLLEKKDEFLFPENFIFRADQFFEHRGTVKTVVYCAGEIGSVHTYIHLRIANSIFAKANESLLMTEVSPIELLVTYEGIDNTQLIKEVLGIPPRLDIRLQTSLEVEFVFNLLFDRYGTANLENMFGDPIQRLKSISAFKMIWEEHK